Proteins encoded together in one Prochlorococcus marinus str. MIT 9211 window:
- a CDS encoding RpoD/SigA family RNA polymerase sigma factor — MVSSAPKAAESQKRRSSDPISWYLSTIGRVPLLTPAEEIELGNQVQVMMNLTEDGSIDVKSEEFTSHQRRLIRIGRRAKERMMKANLRLVVSVAKKYQGKGLELLDLVQEGSLGLERAVEKFDPTRGYKFSTYAFWWIRQSMTRAIACQSRTIRLPVHLSERLATIRKISSDLAHKLGAMPSRAELAEAMEIDAEELDSILRQALTTSSLDAPVNGDDGRSFLGDLIADSSLEEPLDKVEQRIHQEQLGRWLTHLSEQEQHVLKLRFGLEGNERHTLAEIGRLLQVSRERVRQVELKSLRKLRNLTRKLPSGI; from the coding sequence ATGGTTTCATCTGCACCCAAGGCGGCTGAATCACAAAAGCGACGTAGTAGTGACCCAATAAGTTGGTACTTATCAACAATTGGGAGGGTTCCACTTCTTACTCCTGCTGAGGAAATTGAGTTAGGCAATCAGGTTCAGGTAATGATGAACTTGACCGAAGACGGGAGTATTGATGTAAAGAGTGAGGAGTTCACATCTCATCAGCGACGTTTAATTAGAATTGGTCGTAGGGCTAAAGAGAGGATGATGAAGGCCAATCTCAGGCTGGTAGTTAGTGTTGCTAAGAAATATCAGGGTAAAGGGCTCGAGTTGCTTGATCTTGTTCAAGAAGGATCTTTAGGCTTAGAAAGAGCTGTGGAGAAGTTTGACCCTACGAGAGGATATAAATTCTCAACTTATGCTTTTTGGTGGATTAGACAGAGCATGACTAGGGCTATAGCTTGTCAGTCAAGAACTATTAGGCTTCCAGTTCATTTAAGTGAACGTCTTGCAACTATAAGAAAAATCAGCTCAGACTTGGCTCATAAATTAGGAGCAATGCCAAGTAGGGCTGAGCTTGCAGAAGCTATGGAAATTGATGCTGAAGAGCTAGATTCCATTCTGCGCCAAGCTCTTACAACAAGTAGTTTAGATGCACCAGTAAATGGTGATGACGGACGTAGTTTCTTGGGGGATTTGATTGCTGACTCTTCTTTAGAAGAACCGTTAGATAAAGTTGAGCAACGTATTCATCAAGAGCAACTTGGTAGATGGTTGACACACCTAAGTGAGCAAGAACAGCATGTTCTTAAACTTAGATTTGGCTTAGAAGGAAATGAAAGACATACTCTTGCTGAGATTGGACGTTTGTTACAAGTCTCTAGAGAGAGAGTAAGGCAAGTTGAATTGAAGTCCCTTCGAAAATTACGCAATCTGACTAGGAAACTTCCAAGTGGTATATAA
- the pdhA gene encoding pyruvate dehydrogenase (acetyl-transferring) E1 component subunit alpha, whose product MNQSTIADHEMSNLPKKEDHAERLSSLSGGESAVIDRDTGLRLFKDMTLGRRFEDKCAEMYYRGKMFGFVHLYNGQEAVSSGVIGAMKLKHDWFCSTYRDHVHALSAGVPAREVMSELFGKETGCSKGRGGSMHLFSKEHHLLGGYAFIGEGIPVALGAAFSSRYKKEVFKDKNSDAVTAAFFGDGTCNNGQFFECLNMAQLWKLPIIFVVENNKWAIGMAHDRATSDPEIWRKAGAFGMEGEEVDGMDVLAVRGAAERALERARAGEGPSLIECLTYRFRGHSLADPDELRSEQEKEFWAQRDPLKNLAKVLVSKELANENELKNIEKEIDSEVTDAVEFALAAKDPDPSELTKYIWAE is encoded by the coding sequence ATGAATCAGAGCACAATTGCAGATCATGAGATGAGTAATCTCCCCAAGAAAGAGGATCATGCTGAGCGACTTTCCTCGTTATCAGGAGGTGAGTCTGCAGTTATAGATCGCGATACAGGCCTAAGGCTTTTCAAAGACATGACCTTAGGAAGAAGGTTTGAGGACAAATGTGCTGAGATGTATTACCGAGGGAAAATGTTTGGATTTGTTCATCTTTACAACGGGCAAGAAGCTGTGAGTTCCGGTGTCATAGGAGCAATGAAGCTCAAACACGATTGGTTTTGCAGCACCTATCGCGATCATGTACATGCTCTTAGCGCTGGAGTCCCTGCAAGGGAAGTAATGAGTGAGCTATTTGGCAAAGAGACTGGATGCAGCAAGGGGAGAGGAGGATCCATGCATCTTTTTTCCAAAGAACATCATCTTTTGGGAGGCTATGCATTTATTGGAGAAGGGATTCCAGTCGCTCTAGGTGCAGCCTTTAGCAGTCGTTACAAAAAAGAGGTTTTTAAAGATAAAAATAGCGATGCTGTAACAGCCGCCTTCTTTGGAGATGGTACGTGTAATAACGGTCAATTTTTCGAATGCCTCAACATGGCCCAACTATGGAAGCTGCCAATAATTTTTGTTGTTGAAAACAATAAATGGGCTATAGGGATGGCTCATGACAGAGCTACTAGTGATCCTGAAATTTGGAGAAAAGCTGGAGCTTTTGGCATGGAGGGAGAAGAGGTTGATGGAATGGATGTCCTAGCGGTTAGAGGAGCAGCAGAAAGGGCCCTTGAAAGAGCTAGAGCAGGAGAAGGACCTTCTTTAATTGAATGTCTTACCTATAGATTTAGAGGTCATTCTCTTGCTGATCCGGACGAATTAAGATCTGAACAAGAAAAAGAGTTTTGGGCACAAAGAGATCCATTAAAGAACCTTGCCAAGGTTCTTGTATCAAAAGAATTGGCAAATGAAAATGAACTTAAAAATATTGAGAAAGAGATTGATTCTGAAGTTACTGATGCAGTTGAATTTGCACTTGCAGCTAAAGACCCTGACCCAAGTGAATTAACTAAATATATCTGGGCTGAATAA